One genomic segment of Trichococcus shcherbakoviae includes these proteins:
- a CDS encoding LysM peptidoglycan-binding domain-containing protein — MLSRNERINQKKKEQLINSFITTNKRLKRSVAVLSTSFFMTTVVKPVQLVLAAESTTLRTTDTQVYSTNPFLNQIIPSATVIAAQNDLYASVMMAQAILESGWGTSTLSKAPNYNLFGIKGEYNGESINMETLEDSGGQNYYPINAEFRKYPSYAESLQDYAALLANGTSWNPTYYAGAWKSNAATYQDATAYLTGRYATDTAYSTKLNRIIAQYGLDQYDNYQPVVEEEVEEPDAGDIDFETPAETPELPTVDLPENTDEDTAEQETPAEPTEDTEEAETPTTPETPETPVQAGDAVHVVQSGDTLYAVAKKYGISLVDLLTLNKLNSNMIYVGDRLVLPDNGTASVTPGVTTPTTTPSTGSSVVVVSGDTLWKIATANGLTVSELKTLNNLTSDAIMTGQTLLLKSAATVTPTTPTTPTVTPGTTTGNVTVASGDTLWKIANANGLSVAELKALNKLTSDVIVPGQTLLLKQTTTTPSVTQPTTPATPTTPSTASTIKVASGDTLWKIANANGLSVTALKALNSLTSDVIVPGQVLTLKSTTVTAPTVTQPTTTAPTTSTTTSTITVATGDTLWKIANANGLAVTELKALNNLSSDYIYPGQSLKVKAAVTTGNTSTVVTTPAVTTPSVPTATNKVYTVQKGDTLYKIASANGVSVADLKTWNSLSTDIIFVSQSLKVAATTTSAQATAPTTSAPAASANSYTVVKGDTLYSIAKKNGVSLAALIEANDITSNVIYVGQVITF, encoded by the coding sequence GTGTTATCCAGAAATGAACGCATCAACCAAAAGAAAAAAGAACAACTGATCAATTCTTTTATCACCACGAATAAAAGACTGAAACGCAGCGTAGCGGTCTTGAGTACATCATTCTTTATGACAACTGTCGTGAAGCCAGTCCAACTGGTTTTGGCAGCAGAGTCGACTACGCTTAGAACAACGGATACCCAAGTATATTCCACTAATCCCTTTTTGAATCAGATCATCCCGTCAGCGACAGTGATCGCTGCGCAAAATGATCTTTACGCCTCCGTAATGATGGCCCAAGCCATTCTGGAAAGTGGCTGGGGCACAAGCACTTTATCGAAGGCTCCCAACTACAACCTGTTCGGCATTAAAGGGGAATACAACGGGGAGTCCATCAATATGGAAACCTTGGAAGACAGCGGTGGACAGAATTACTATCCCATCAACGCCGAATTCAGAAAATATCCTTCCTACGCTGAATCTTTGCAGGATTATGCTGCTCTTCTGGCAAACGGGACCAGCTGGAATCCGACTTATTATGCTGGTGCTTGGAAGAGCAATGCAGCTACTTATCAGGACGCCACGGCTTACCTGACCGGCCGCTATGCGACGGACACGGCTTACAGCACCAAACTGAACAGGATCATTGCGCAGTATGGCTTGGATCAATATGATAACTATCAACCCGTCGTTGAAGAAGAGGTTGAAGAACCGGATGCAGGCGATATCGATTTCGAAACACCGGCTGAAACGCCTGAGCTGCCGACTGTGGACCTTCCAGAGAATACAGACGAAGATACTGCAGAACAAGAGACACCCGCTGAACCTACAGAGGATACCGAAGAAGCTGAAACACCGACAACGCCAGAAACGCCAGAAACTCCGGTTCAAGCGGGGGATGCTGTCCATGTTGTCCAATCCGGTGACACGCTATACGCTGTCGCAAAAAAATATGGTATTTCGTTAGTCGATTTGTTGACGTTGAATAAATTGAATTCCAATATGATCTATGTGGGTGACCGTCTGGTGCTGCCTGACAATGGCACCGCTAGTGTGACGCCTGGCGTGACAACACCAACAACTACTCCATCCACTGGCAGCAGTGTCGTCGTTGTGTCCGGAGATACTTTGTGGAAGATTGCGACCGCAAATGGTTTGACTGTATCAGAATTAAAAACGCTGAACAACCTGACTAGTGATGCAATTATGACGGGGCAAACACTGCTCTTGAAGAGTGCGGCTACGGTAACGCCAACCACACCGACAACCCCGACGGTGACGCCGGGAACAACAACCGGAAACGTAACGGTAGCATCGGGAGACACGCTTTGGAAAATCGCTAACGCCAATGGATTGAGTGTAGCTGAACTGAAGGCGCTGAACAAGCTGACGAGCGACGTCATCGTTCCAGGCCAAACGTTGTTGCTTAAACAAACTACGACAACGCCGAGTGTGACGCAACCGACTACTCCAGCAACACCAACTACGCCGTCGACAGCAAGTACGATCAAGGTAGCGTCAGGCGATACGCTTTGGAAAATCGCGAACGCCAACGGTTTGAGCGTAACGGCACTGAAAGCACTGAACAGTCTGACTTCTGATGTCATTGTGCCAGGGCAAGTATTAACGCTCAAGAGCACGACAGTCACTGCACCAACCGTAACCCAGCCGACGACAACAGCGCCGACAACGTCCACCACGACGAGCACGATCACCGTGGCGACCGGCGATACGCTCTGGAAAATCGCGAATGCAAACGGCCTGGCGGTAACTGAATTGAAGGCATTGAACAACCTGAGTTCCGATTATATTTATCCGGGTCAATCGTTGAAAGTGAAGGCCGCGGTAACGACCGGGAATACTTCTACAGTCGTAACGACGCCGGCTGTAACAACACCTTCTGTTCCGACTGCCACGAACAAAGTGTACACGGTCCAAAAAGGGGATACGCTCTATAAGATTGCCTCCGCAAATGGCGTTTCGGTTGCCGATTTGAAGACTTGGAACAGTCTGAGCACGGATATCATTTTTGTGAGCCAATCGCTGAAAGTGGCTGCAACGACAACTTCTGCACAGGCAACGGCACCAACAACTAGTGCGCCTGCAGCATCAGCCAATTCGTATACCGTCGTAAAAGGCGACACTTTGTACAGCATTGCCAAGAAGAATGGCGTTAGCTTAGCGGCTTTGATCGAAGCGAATGATATTACGTCCAACGTCATTTATGTCGGCCAAGTCATCACTTTCTAA
- a CDS encoding TIGR01212 family radical SAM protein (This family includes YhcC from E. coli K-12, an uncharacterized radical SAM protein.), translating into MTNQFLYSDTNKRYHTWNYHLQQHFGEKIFKVAIDGGFDCPNRDGTVAHGGCTFCTVSGSGDFAQDRVDPLPVQLRKGIDMMHKKWPNVKSYIAYFQNFTNTHAPVDILRHRYEQVVNEDGVVGIMIATRPDCLPPETIAYLAELNKRYYIWVELGLQTIHEETSKIINRAHSYDTYLKAVEELRAHNIPVCTHLINGLPGETHEMMMESVNRVILDSDIQGIKIHLLHLMKNTKMLRDYHQGRLRLLEKDEYVELVCDQLEVIPQEIVIHRITGDAPRDTLVGPMWSLKKWEVLNAIDHELERRNTYQGIHSIRNMVEEHVVAPSGFQS; encoded by the coding sequence TTGACAAATCAATTTTTATACAGTGACACAAATAAACGTTACCATACATGGAATTATCATCTGCAACAACACTTTGGTGAAAAGATATTCAAAGTCGCCATCGACGGCGGTTTTGATTGCCCGAATCGCGACGGCACCGTCGCACACGGCGGCTGCACCTTCTGCACCGTATCAGGATCCGGTGATTTCGCTCAAGACCGAGTCGATCCACTGCCTGTCCAATTACGCAAAGGCATCGACATGATGCACAAAAAATGGCCGAATGTGAAAAGCTATATCGCCTACTTCCAGAACTTCACCAATACGCACGCCCCGGTGGATATCCTGCGCCATCGCTATGAACAGGTCGTCAACGAAGACGGTGTGGTTGGCATCATGATCGCGACGCGTCCGGATTGCCTGCCACCAGAAACGATCGCGTATTTGGCGGAACTGAACAAACGCTATTATATTTGGGTGGAATTGGGACTTCAGACCATCCATGAGGAAACAAGCAAAATCATCAACCGCGCTCATTCTTATGATACCTACCTTAAAGCAGTCGAAGAACTGCGTGCGCATAATATACCGGTATGTACCCACCTGATCAATGGGCTTCCGGGAGAAACCCATGAAATGATGATGGAGAGCGTCAACCGCGTCATCCTGGATTCGGATATTCAAGGCATCAAGATCCATTTGCTCCATTTGATGAAAAACACCAAAATGCTTCGGGACTATCATCAAGGCAGGCTACGGTTGCTGGAGAAAGACGAATATGTTGAACTTGTCTGCGATCAGCTCGAAGTCATTCCGCAAGAAATCGTCATCCACCGCATCACGGGAGATGCTCCGCGTGACACCCTTGTCGGACCGATGTGGAGCCTCAAAAAGTGGGAAGTGCTGAACGCAATCGATCATGAGTTGGAACGACGCAATACTTATCAAGGGATCCACAGCATCAGGAATATGGTTGAGGAACATGTTGTTGCACCCAGTGGATTCCAGTCATAA
- the metK gene encoding methionine adenosyltransferase, whose translation MVEKRLFTSESVTEGHPDKIADQISDAILDTLLAADPNARVACETIVTTGLVVVFGEITTSAYVNIQQIVRDTVTEIGYTRGKFGFDADNLAVMVSLDEQSDDIAIGVNESLERRELVTTDYNEIGAGDQGLMFGFAINETDELMPLPISLSHKLAKRLSEVRKDGTLEYLRPDGKTQVTVEYDENGKPKRVDTIVLSTQHDENVTLEQLKKDILEHVIHAVIDDSLLDADTKYFINPTGRFVIGGPKGDSGLTGRKIIVDTYGGYARHGGGAFSGKDATKVDRSASYAARYIAKNIVAAGLATKCEIQLAYAIGVAEPVSIAIDTFGTGEYPEATLIEAVRKNFNLTPAGIIKMLDLRRPIFKKTAAYGHFGREDADFTWEKTDKTEALLAYVQADK comes from the coding sequence ATGGTAGAAAAAAGATTATTTACTTCAGAGTCAGTAACGGAAGGTCATCCGGATAAAATTGCTGATCAGATCAGCGATGCAATTTTGGATACACTGTTGGCTGCTGATCCAAATGCGCGTGTTGCTTGCGAAACGATTGTCACTACAGGACTGGTAGTTGTCTTTGGTGAGATCACGACAAGCGCATACGTAAACATCCAACAGATTGTCCGCGATACTGTAACTGAAATTGGTTATACACGTGGTAAATTTGGTTTTGATGCGGATAATTTAGCTGTGATGGTATCATTGGATGAACAATCCGACGATATCGCAATCGGCGTCAACGAATCATTGGAACGTAGAGAGCTGGTGACTACTGATTACAATGAAATCGGTGCAGGGGATCAAGGTTTGATGTTCGGTTTTGCGATCAACGAAACGGACGAACTGATGCCTTTGCCTATTTCACTTAGTCATAAGTTAGCGAAACGTCTATCTGAAGTCCGTAAAGACGGTACTTTGGAATACTTAAGACCGGACGGGAAAACGCAAGTTACCGTGGAATACGATGAGAACGGCAAACCGAAACGTGTGGACACAATCGTTTTGAGCACGCAACATGATGAGAATGTCACGTTGGAACAATTGAAAAAAGATATTTTGGAGCATGTCATCCATGCGGTCATCGACGACTCATTATTGGATGCTGACACAAAATACTTCATCAATCCTACAGGACGCTTCGTTATCGGCGGACCTAAAGGTGATTCCGGTCTGACAGGAAGAAAAATCATCGTTGACACTTATGGTGGGTATGCGCGTCATGGTGGCGGTGCTTTCTCAGGTAAGGATGCTACAAAAGTTGACCGTTCTGCAAGTTATGCGGCCCGTTACATCGCGAAGAACATTGTTGCCGCTGGGTTAGCGACAAAATGCGAAATCCAATTGGCATATGCGATCGGCGTGGCTGAACCTGTATCGATTGCGATCGACACGTTCGGTACAGGCGAATATCCAGAAGCCACTTTGATAGAAGCGGTACGCAAAAACTTCAACTTGACACCAGCAGGCATCATTAAAATGTTGGATCTGCGTCGCCCGATCTTTAAAAAGACAGCGGCTTACGGACATTTTGGGCGTGAAGATGCTGACTTCACTTGGGAGAAGACGGATAAAACAGAAGCTTTGCTAGCATATGTCCAAGCTGACAAATAA
- a CDS encoding glucose-6-phosphate isomerase has product MSHIQFDYSKALEFFAQHELDYIQYQVTAADKALREGTGPGSDFTGWIDLPKDYDKEEFARIKAAAKKIQSDSEVLVVIGIGGSYLGARAAIDFLNNTFYNVQTTADRKTPQIFFAGNSISSTYLADLIEVIGDRDFSVNMISKSGTTTEPAIAFRVFKELLIKKYGKEEAVKRIYSTTDKARGAAKHEADMEGYETFVIPDDVGGRFTVLTPVGLLPIAVSGADIDALMQGAADAREAYMNPDLTTNVAYQYAAIRNILYRKGKVTEILANYEPGMQYLSEWWKQLFGESEGKDQKGIYPTSANFSTDLHSIGQSIQDGQRNIFETVVKVSKPRKTIDIPLSAEDLDGLGYLEGKDVDFVNTKAYQGTLLAHTDGGVPNLLVTMPEMDAYSLGYLVYFFEIAVGISGYLNGVNPFDQPGVEAYKKNMFALLGKPGFEELAKELNDRL; this is encoded by the coding sequence ATGTCACACATTCAATTTGATTACTCTAAAGCTTTGGAATTTTTTGCACAACACGAATTGGACTACATCCAGTACCAAGTAACAGCCGCTGACAAAGCGCTTCGTGAAGGTACAGGCCCAGGGAGCGACTTCACTGGCTGGATTGATCTGCCTAAAGATTATGACAAAGAAGAATTTGCGCGCATCAAAGCGGCAGCGAAAAAAATCCAATCCGATTCAGAAGTTTTGGTTGTTATCGGCATCGGCGGTTCTTATTTGGGCGCCCGTGCTGCAATTGATTTCCTGAACAACACTTTCTATAACGTTCAGACAACTGCAGACCGCAAAACACCACAAATTTTCTTTGCAGGAAACAGCATCAGCTCAACTTATTTAGCTGACTTGATCGAAGTGATCGGGGATCGTGATTTCTCAGTGAACATGATTTCAAAATCAGGTACAACAACTGAACCGGCGATCGCTTTCCGCGTCTTCAAAGAATTGTTGATCAAAAAATATGGTAAAGAAGAAGCAGTAAAACGCATTTACTCTACCACAGACAAAGCAAGAGGCGCAGCGAAGCATGAAGCGGACATGGAAGGATACGAAACTTTCGTAATTCCTGATGATGTTGGTGGACGTTTCACTGTATTGACACCAGTTGGCCTTCTTCCAATCGCTGTCAGCGGAGCTGATATCGATGCGTTGATGCAAGGTGCTGCTGATGCCCGTGAAGCATACATGAATCCTGATTTGACAACTAACGTAGCCTACCAATACGCAGCTATCCGCAACATCCTTTACCGTAAAGGCAAAGTGACTGAGATTTTGGCTAACTATGAGCCAGGCATGCAATACCTGTCAGAATGGTGGAAACAACTGTTCGGCGAATCTGAAGGTAAAGACCAAAAAGGTATTTATCCAACCAGCGCGAACTTCTCGACTGATTTGCATTCAATCGGCCAGTCCATCCAAGATGGACAAAGAAATATCTTTGAAACAGTCGTTAAAGTTTCAAAACCACGCAAAACGATCGACATTCCTTTAAGTGCTGAAGACTTGGATGGTTTAGGCTATCTTGAAGGCAAAGATGTTGATTTCGTAAATACAAAAGCTTACCAAGGCACATTGTTGGCTCATACAGACGGCGGCGTTCCAAACTTGTTGGTAACTATGCCTGAAATGGATGCTTATTCTTTAGGTTATCTTGTATACTTCTTCGAAATCGCTGTAGGTATCTCTGGTTACTTGAATGGCGTGAATCCATTCGACCAACCAGGTGTAGAAGCTTACAAGAAAAATATGTTTGCGCTTCTTGGCAAACCTGGATTTGAAGAATTAGCTAAAGAATTAAACGACAGACTATAA
- a CDS encoding CvfD/Ygs/GSP13 family RNA-binding post-transcriptional regulator, with protein MKMEYKIGDIIEGNVTGIQSYGVFISLDKNTQGLIHISECRHGYVTNLEEFIQIDDEVEAKIIDIDEYTGKISLSLRAMEKLATPSYPAKRKKRKRRYLPQIGFETLKEMMPTWIEEAKEDEKVRKSTGNNPVYTPSGERGHS; from the coding sequence ATGAAAATGGAATATAAAATCGGAGACATAATTGAAGGCAATGTAACAGGTATCCAATCATATGGTGTTTTTATTTCATTAGACAAGAATACGCAAGGCCTGATCCATATATCCGAATGCAGGCATGGGTATGTGACCAACCTTGAGGAATTCATTCAAATCGACGATGAAGTAGAAGCGAAAATCATAGACATCGATGAGTACACAGGGAAAATAAGCCTGTCTCTCAGGGCTATGGAAAAGTTGGCAACTCCGAGTTACCCGGCAAAAAGAAAGAAAAGAAAAAGAAGATACTTACCGCAGATCGGTTTTGAGACCTTGAAAGAAATGATGCCGACCTGGATCGAAGAGGCCAAAGAAGACGAGAAAGTTAGGAAATCGACAGGGAATAATCCTGTCTATACGCCTTCCGGTGAAAGGGGACATTCATGA
- a CDS encoding peptidylprolyl isomerase: MSLFPQLQATDNDKKVIMKTNKGDITIRLFPDLAPKTVENFLGLAESGYYDGIIFHRVINDFMIQGGDPTGTGMGGSSVWGDSFEDEFSTSLFNLNGALSMANAGPNTNGSQFFIVTAKEVPMTMLAQLEAGGWPKEIIDAYAANGGTPWLDQKHTVFGQVEAGMDTVYAIEGVKKGAQDKPVEDVVIESITIL, translated from the coding sequence ATGAGTTTATTTCCACAATTACAAGCAACAGATAACGATAAGAAAGTCATTATGAAAACAAATAAAGGGGATATCACAATCCGTTTGTTCCCTGATTTGGCGCCAAAAACAGTCGAAAACTTCTTGGGTTTAGCTGAAAGCGGCTATTATGACGGCATCATTTTCCACCGTGTCATCAATGACTTCATGATCCAAGGCGGCGATCCTACAGGAACAGGTATGGGCGGTTCAAGTGTTTGGGGCGATTCTTTTGAAGATGAATTCTCAACGAGTCTTTTCAACCTGAATGGTGCGTTGTCGATGGCGAATGCTGGCCCGAACACAAACGGCAGCCAATTTTTCATCGTTACCGCTAAAGAAGTGCCAATGACAATGCTAGCTCAATTGGAAGCTGGCGGATGGCCGAAAGAAATCATCGATGCATACGCTGCAAACGGCGGAACACCTTGGTTGGATCAAAAACATACCGTATTCGGACAAGTGGAAGCCGGCATGGACACAGTCTACGCTATCGAAGGCGTGAAAAAAGGCGCTCAAGACAAACCTGTCGAAGACGTTGTCATCGAGAGCATCACGATTTTATAA
- a CDS encoding divergent PAP2 family protein — protein sequence MMIFENFPLICSLAAIMFTQALKYPIAIFSKDKKTSLSIVTTTGGMPSSHSAAVSSLITALILQYGIGSGYVAIATTFGVIVMFDSMGVRRQSGEQGIVLVDAIKELTRLSLKFPKNAQELIAEEEEEKIYPEEMAVKKYLGHKPSEVFVGLLTGIFVTFIVRMFYEQI from the coding sequence ATGATGATCTTCGAGAATTTCCCCTTAATTTGTTCCCTGGCAGCTATCATGTTCACCCAAGCTTTAAAATATCCGATTGCAATTTTTTCAAAAGACAAGAAAACTTCCTTGTCGATCGTTACAACTACAGGCGGAATGCCCAGTTCCCACTCGGCGGCCGTCAGTTCGTTGATAACGGCACTCATTCTGCAATACGGCATCGGATCCGGTTATGTAGCCATCGCTACGACTTTTGGCGTCATCGTCATGTTCGATTCGATGGGCGTACGTCGTCAGAGCGGTGAGCAAGGAATCGTCCTCGTCGACGCTATCAAAGAACTGACCCGCTTGTCACTCAAGTTCCCGAAGAACGCTCAGGAACTGATTGCCGAAGAAGAGGAAGAGAAGATTTACCCTGAAGAAATGGCCGTAAAAAAATACCTTGGGCACAAACCTTCGGAAGTTTTTGTCGGACTGTTGACGGGCATCTTTGTGACATTCATCGTCAGAATGTTCTATGAGCAAATCTGA
- a CDS encoding NAD(P)/FAD-dependent oxidoreductase, with protein MFTAFYAGLRQAKVKIIEALPQLGGQPGMLYAEKNIYDIAGYPAISGGDLVTNLKEQMDRFNTKLVFGEEAFELEKNAEGIFEIQTTKNRHYSKAVIISAGNGAFRPRKLEIEHADKYENTNLHYFVNNIESFRDKTVAICGGGDSAVDWALALEPIAKKVYLIHRRPQFRAQEHSVHLLHESSVEVMTPFVPVSVNGNDEFLTSVTLQEARKDNTLELDIDDFLINYGFSSSIGGMKKWGFEVQGNAIVVNSKMETTIPGVYAIGDIGTYSGKVKLIATGFGEAPVAVNNAMAYINPDTRVQPMHSTSLF; from the coding sequence ATGTTCACGGCGTTCTACGCCGGACTGCGGCAAGCCAAAGTCAAAATCATAGAAGCCCTACCCCAGCTCGGCGGCCAACCTGGCATGCTTTATGCTGAAAAAAATATATATGACATCGCAGGTTACCCAGCCATTTCCGGAGGCGACCTCGTCACCAACCTGAAAGAACAGATGGACCGCTTCAACACGAAGTTGGTGTTCGGAGAGGAAGCATTTGAACTAGAAAAAAATGCTGAAGGCATCTTCGAAATCCAAACGACCAAAAATCGCCATTACTCAAAAGCAGTGATCATCTCTGCAGGAAACGGAGCTTTTCGGCCAAGGAAACTGGAAATAGAACACGCAGATAAGTACGAAAATACTAATCTCCACTATTTCGTGAACAACATCGAGAGTTTTCGCGATAAGACGGTCGCCATCTGCGGCGGCGGTGACTCAGCAGTGGATTGGGCGCTGGCATTGGAACCAATCGCCAAAAAGGTCTATCTCATCCATCGTCGCCCGCAATTCCGTGCCCAAGAGCACAGCGTCCATTTGTTGCATGAATCGTCCGTTGAGGTCATGACGCCTTTCGTTCCTGTCAGTGTCAATGGAAACGATGAGTTCTTGACGAGCGTAACCCTTCAGGAAGCCCGCAAGGATAATACGTTGGAGTTGGATATAGATGACTTTTTGATCAATTACGGCTTTTCATCTTCCATCGGAGGCATGAAGAAATGGGGCTTTGAAGTCCAAGGAAATGCCATAGTCGTGAACTCGAAAATGGAGACCACCATCCCTGGGGTCTACGCCATTGGAGATATCGGAACCTATTCCGGCAAAGTCAAACTGATCGCCACGGGATTCGGCGAAGCGCCAGTAGCCGTCAACAATGCGATGGCGTACATCAATCCCGACACCCGCGTACAACCGATGCACAGTACGAGCTTATTTTAA
- a CDS encoding phosphatidylglycerophosphatase A translates to MVKSDSELHARAVALMKERGVSVEDIADLVLHLQKSYVENLTMEECIENVTAVFLKREVQNAIITGIEIDKLAESGQLSQPLADIILNDEGLYGIDEILALSIVNVYGSIGFTNYGYIDKVKPGILQKLNDKSDSECHTFLDDIVGAIAAAAASRIAHDNPNKSDIMK, encoded by the coding sequence ATGGTCAAATCAGACAGCGAGTTGCATGCACGAGCGGTAGCTTTGATGAAGGAACGCGGTGTGAGCGTCGAAGATATCGCCGACCTCGTTTTGCATCTCCAAAAATCCTATGTAGAAAATCTGACTATGGAGGAATGCATCGAGAACGTTACTGCTGTGTTCCTGAAACGGGAGGTTCAAAATGCAATCATTACCGGAATCGAAATAGATAAGCTCGCCGAATCGGGGCAGCTCTCTCAACCGCTGGCGGATATTATCCTGAACGACGAAGGGCTCTACGGCATCGATGAGATCCTTGCCCTTTCAATCGTCAACGTATATGGCTCCATCGGCTTCACGAACTACGGATACATCGATAAAGTAAAACCCGGCATCCTTCAGAAACTGAACGACAAATCCGACTCAGAGTGCCACACTTTCCTTGATGACATCGTTGGCGCCATCGCAGCCGCAGCCGCCAGCCGCATCGCCCACGACAACCCAAACAAAAGCGACATAATGAAATAG